A region of Fusarium keratoplasticum isolate Fu6.1 chromosome 6, whole genome shotgun sequence DNA encodes the following proteins:
- a CDS encoding Zn(2)-C6 fungal-type domain-containing protein, whose product METSSTGRKRTSVRRANVTACQRCKSRKQRCDQNIPACSSCARAGVPCVSVDADGRSAPRSYIKSLEDRVAQLELALRSHGVETESVSDVQTPQEPGTAIEAPSEQPQTAGGLMLLNLLVPDPGDIQDGAAAGYHGLLENITVPTVVKFPPKPTALQLTATYFEHSNFFSPILDEGRFRATVERLYDAESGPSQGTLNERFQLLMVLAIAIRLLNRTDAAVPTTGSDSFFASAIHVFTERPHAIWKGDLEHLQNLLLIVQYTIFASNLPAAWHFIGLATRLAIDLDLLNETQRGLPHGDETPIAQAQTNKRRRVFWSTYILETNLCVVLNRPRSIPDEAIFIPLPSTSGPEASTPLANHCIIFRQAEYEIFHTLNYKPRIHDSLFDFHRWKISMRDRLVEWHQTVPPLDATSKLAPQNFFDGALYMTLVYLFSPSPHFPSPPEAELRDLAQYASRSIELYRAGFKEGQLRFYWRTIPNLFRSGAALVHCIKTLRLNGAVFDANELEKRVTMCSTVLWGMAERYPPGASYRDRFEELAASMSEVSSPTNGMPSVISHEFLLAHDVIAPLDLDDTATLWTTTPPNLDPWIFDQS is encoded by the exons ATGGAGACTTCTTCGACTGGTCGCAAGCGGACGAGCGTTCGCCGCGCCAATGTCACGGCCTGTCAGCGGTGCAAGTCGCGAAAACAGAGGTGCGACCAGAACATCCCGGCCTGTTCCTCTTGCGCTCGGGCTGGTGTACCATGTGTAAGTGTAGATGCAGATGGTCGATCTGCTCCCCGGAG TTACATCAAGAGTCTCGAGGACCGCGTCGCTCAGCTTGAGCTTGCATTACGGAGTCATGGAGTCGAGACCGAATCTGTTTCCGATGTTCAGACCCCTCAAGAACCTGGCACAGCCATCGAAGCACCCTCGGAGCAGCCCCAGACAGCTGGAGGGTTAATGCTGTTGAACCTGCTGGTTCCCGACCCAGGTGATATCCAGGACGGAGCAGCAGCTGGCTACCATGGCTTGCTTGAGAACATTACTGTCCCGACCGTGGTAAAGTTTCCACCCAAGCCGACCGCGTTACAGCTTACTGCCACGTACTTTGAGCActccaacttcttctcaCCGATCCTCGATGAGGGTCGGTTCCGGGCAACGGTTGAGAGGCTGTACGATGCCGAGTCTGGGCCGAGCCAGGGGACATTGAATGAGAGGTTTCAACTCCTTATGGTTCTAGCGATTGCTATCCGGCTGCTCAACAGGACCGACGCCGCGGTTCCCACGACGGGATCAGATTCCTTCTTTGCGTCGGCCATCCACGTCTTCACGGAACGCCCACATGCCATCTGGAAAGGCGACCTGGAACATTTGCAAAATTTGCTACTGATTGTGCAATACACCATTTTCGCGTCCAATCTCCCCGCTGCCTGGCACTTTATCGGTCTGGCGACGCGACTTGCcatcgaccttgaccttctcaacGAGACACAGCGAGGTCTTCCCCATGGTGATGAAACCCCCATCGCTCAGGCTCAAACGAATAAGAGGAGGCGTGTTTTCTGGTCGACATATATACTCGAAACGAATCTCTGTGTTGTTCTCAACCGACCACGGTCTATACCCGATGAGGCCATCTTCATTCCTCTCCCATCGACAAGCGGCCCTGAGGCGTCAACACCGCTGGCCAATCACTGCATCATCTTTCGTCAGGCTGAATACGAGATATTCCATACATTGAACTACAAGCCTCGAATACATGACTCTCTGTTTGACTTTCACCGATGGAAGATTAGCATGAGGGATCGTCTTGTTGAGTGGCACCAGACCGTCCCACCTCTTGATGCCACATCCAAACTGGCACCTCAAAACTTCTTTGACGGCGCGTTATATATGACGCTCGTCTATTTATTCTCACCTTCACCTCATTTCCCCAGTCCTCCGGAAGCAGAATTGAGAGACCTCGCCCAATATGCTTCGCGCAGCATTGAACTATACAGGGCAGGCTTCAAGGAAGGCCAACTGCGATTTTACTGGCGAACCATACCCAATCTCTTTCGGTCAGGCGCGGCGCTCGTTCACTGCATCAAGACTCTGCGACTGAATGGCGCGGTATTTGATGCGAacgagttggagaagcggGTGACCATGTGCTCGACTGTTCTCTGGGGAATGGCTGAGCGATATCCTCCGGGAGCGTCGTATCGCGATCGGTTCGAAGAGCTGGCGGCTTCCATGTCTGAGGTATCTTCTCCGACGAATGGGATGCCTTCGGTTATTTCGCACGAGTTTCTACTTGCTCACGACGTGATTGCGCCGTTGGACTTGGATGATACGGCTACGTTGTGGACTACGACTCCACCGAACCTTGATCCGTGGATCTTTGATCAGTCCTAG
- a CDS encoding AA-permease domain-containing protein, with translation MKGDIVLTRDVEVVEMKDLGSGSGGEGQGTTWNISAKQPPPSKEPADWMDGFRRAERRSLKSRDGGGYQPTDGPVYPGDRHYDLKAANAKTANTALARELKGRHLQMIAFGGAIGTGLFVASGASLYRGGPASVLISYLIIGAMQYCTMQSLGELCVVFPIAGSFSAFSTRFLDPSWGFAMGWNYCLQWLFILPLEIIAGAFTISYWNENLSKSIFVAIFLLSIVIINLFGVKAYGEAEFVFSIIKVTAVIGFILLAIVINIGGEPESGYIGGMYWRNPGPFNNGFKGFCSVLVTSAFSFTGTELIGLAAAETANPRKSLPTAIKQVFWRITIFYIVALMLVGLLVPSNDSRLMSGSSVADASASPFVIAIEKAGTTILPSVMNAIILVAVISVGNSAVFGSSRTLAALAEQSHAPQIFAYVDKQGRPLMAIIFASCIGLLAFLADLSFHDAIFNWLLSISALSTLFTWASICLCYIRFRKAWAYTSHTLEQLPFRSHVGVVGAWFAFAGYVLVLISQIWIAVSPVHEPDMDTSAPALVQNFFLKVMALPIILLFYGLHKLWYRTKIVRVDEMDVETGRRYFRIHIMTEQEREERLGWPMWKKLYRLLC, from the exons ATGAAGGGCGACATCGTCCTAACACGCGACGTCGAAGTCGTAGAGATGAAGGATCTCGGCAGCGGCTCCGGCGGCGAAGGGCAAGGCACGACATGGAACATCTCAGCAAAGCAACCTCCGCCGTCAAAAGAACCCGCggactggatggatgggttcCGCCGCGCCGAGCGCCGGTCTCTCAAGAGCCGCGACGGGGGTGGTTACCAGCCTACAGACGGACCGGTGTACCCCGGGGATAGGCACTATGACTTGAAGGCTGCGAATGCAAAGACGGCGAATACGGCTTTGGCGAGGGAGTTGAAGGGGAGGCATTTGCAGATGATTGCCTTTGGTGGTGCTATTG GAACTGGTCTCTTTGTCGCTTCAGGCGCTTCCCTGTATAGAGGCGGCCCAGCAAGTGTCCTCATTTCGTacctcatcatcggcgcgATGCAGTATTGCACCATGCAGTCTCTCGGCGAGCTCTGCGTCGTATTTCCCATCGCTGGCTCATTTTCTGCCTTTTCGACACGGTTTTTGGATCCATCTTGGGGCTTTGCTATGGGTTGGAA CTACTGTCTACAAtggctcttcatcctccctctAGAAATCATCGCCGGCGCATTCACAATATCGTACTGGAACGAAAACCTCAGCAAATCCATCTTTGTCgccatctttctcctctcgattgtcatcatcaacctgTTTGGCGTCAAAGCCTACGGTGAGGCGGAATTCGTcttttccatcatcaaggttACGGCTGTCATTGGCTTTAT TCTCCTCGCTATCGTAATTAACATCGGCGGAGAACCCGAAAGCGGCTATATCGGCGGCATGTACTGGCGCAATCCGGGGCCGTTTAATAACGGCTTCAAAGGTTTCTGCAGCGTCCTTGTCACCTCCGCGTTCTCATTTACCGGTACCGAGCTGAttggtcttgctgctgccgagACTGCCAACCCCCGCAAGTCGCTTCCCACCGCGATCAAGCAGGTCTTTTGGCGTATCACCATCTTCTACATCGTCGCCCTCATGCTCGTCGGTCTTCTGGTTCCCTCCAACGACAGTCGTCTCATGAGTGGCTCCAGCGTCGCCgacgccagcgccagcccaTTCGTCATTGCCATCGAAAAGGCCGGCACCACTATCCTCCCGAGTGTCATGAacgccatcatcctcgtcgccgtcattAGCGTCGGTAACTCGGCCGTTTTTGGCTCTTCGCGAACCCTTGCAGCTTTGGCCGAGCAGTCTCACGCCCCTCAAATCTTTGCTTATGTTGATAAGCAGGGCCGTCCTCTTATGGCTATTATCTTTGCGTCTTGCATTGGCCTGCTCGCTTTCCTTGCTGATCTGAGCTTCCACGATGCCATCTTTAACTGGCTGCTCTCCATCAGTGCTCTTAGTACCCTCTTCACCTGGGCTAGTATCTGCCTGTGCTATATCCGCTTTCGCAAGGCCTGGGCCTACACATCTCACACGCTGGAGCAGCTCCCCTTTAGGTCACACGTCGGCGTCGTGGGCGCGTGGTTCGCCTTTGCCGGCTACGTTCTCGTCCTCATCTCTCAGATCTGGATCGCGGTGTCACCCGTGCACGAGCCCGACATGGACACGAGCGCTCCCGCGCTGGTGCAgaacttcttcctcaaggtcatggccCTCCCCATCATCCTCCTGTTCTACGGCCTCCACAAGCTCTGGTACCGCACAAAGATTGTCCGCGTcgacgagatggatgtcgAGACTGGACGGCGGTACTTCCGTATCCACATCATGACGGAGCAGGAGCGTGAGGAGAGGCTGGGATGGCCCATGTGGAAGAAGCTGTATCGACTTCTCTGCTAA
- a CDS encoding Sulfatase domain-containing protein has translation MSKDPTKPNIVLILADNLGWGELGCYGGGILRGAATPRIDKLATEGLLLHNFNVESDCVPTRSALMTGRHPIRTGCRQSVPAGFPQGLTRWERTLPECLKPQGYATAHHGKWHLGDIPGRYPSDRGFDEWLGIPRTTDESQFTSALGYTPEVAELPYIMKGIAGQDSENICIYDLEKRRLIDEMLVDQSKDWLSRQVKAEKPFFLYHPLVHLHFPTLPHRDFEGKTGQGEFADSMAEMDYRVGQLIDHLDQLGVRENTVLIFASDNGPEFRPPYKGTAGPWSGTYHTAMEGSLRVPFIIRWPGHVPTGVTSNETVHVTDIFTTILEIAGAEVPSDRPIDGISQVAFFKDPSTTKSQREGFLFYIKDELRAVKWKDWKLHLIWEPKVNQSSGKLESPYLFNVVRDPKEETDILAYNTWVMQPVMKLRAEFEKSLKSDPAPPDPLKGL, from the coding sequence ATGTCCAAAGATCCCACCAAGCCCAACATCGtgctcatcctcgccgacaATCTCGGCTGGGGTGAGCTAGGCTGCTACGGAGGCGGTATTCTCCGTGGCGCTGCGACCCCTCGCATCGACAAGCTTGCGACCGAGGGTCTCCTTCTACACAACTTCAACGTCGAGAGCGATTGCGTACCTACCCGCTCGGCCCTGATGACTGGTCGTCATCCCATTCGCACGGGATGCCGCCAATCTGTGCCTGCTGGGTTCCCTCAGGGACTGACGCGGTGGGAGCGTACGCTGCCGGAATGTCTCAAGCCTCAAGGGTATGCTACTGCGCATCACGGCAAGTGGCACCTGGGTGACATTCCCGGTCGGTATCCTTCAGATCGTGGCTTTGATGAATGGCTTGGAATCCCACGAACGACCGACGAGAGCCAGTTTACTTCTGCACTGGGTTACACGCCTGAAGTCGCCGAGCTCCCATACATCATGAAGGGCATCGCAGGCCAAGACTCGGAGAACATCTGCATCTACGACCTAGAAAAGAGGCGGCTAATTGACGAGATGCTCGTTGACCAGTCCAAGGACTGGCTGTCGCGTCaagtcaaggctgagaagcccTTCTTTCTCTACCACCCTCTTGTGCATTTGCACTTCCCAACTCTTCCCCATCGTGACTTTGAGGGCAAGACTGGACAAGGCGAGTTTGCCGACTCAATGGCCGAAATGGACTATCGTGTCGGCCAACTCATCGACCACCTCGACCAACTCGGCGTCCGCGAGAACACGGTCCTTATCTTTGCCTCAGACAACGGTCCCGAGTTCCGGCCACCATACAAGGGCACTGCCGGACCATGGTCGGGCACCTATCACACCGCCATGGAGGGCAGCCTCAGAGtccccttcatcatcagatGGCCAGGCCACGTTCCTACCGGCGTCACCTCCAACGAGACAGTCCACGTAACCGACATCTTCACCACAATCCTCGAAATCGCCGGGGCAGAAGTCCCCTCCGACCGTCCCATAGACGGAATCAGCCAAGTTGCCTTCTTCAAAGACCCATCAACCACAAAATCCCAGCGCGAAGGATTCCTCTTCTACATCAAGGACGAGCTACGCGCCGTCAAGTGGAAGGACTGGAAGCTGCATCTAATCTGGGAGCCCAAGGTGAACCAGTCGTCCGGGAAGCTAGAGTCGCCGTATTTGTTCAACGTTGTGCGGGAtcccaaggaggagaccgATATCCTGGCGTACAATACTTGGGTCATGCAGCCGGTCATGAAGTTGAGGGCAGAGTTTGAGAAGAGTTTGAAGAGTGATCCCGCGCCTCCGGATCCTCTTAAGggtctttaa